A single region of the Epinephelus moara isolate mb chromosome 12, YSFRI_EMoa_1.0, whole genome shotgun sequence genome encodes:
- the ptk2bb gene encoding protein tyrosine kinase 2 beta, b codes for MYEVMSGDTLAWKASSPRPSSTDSTPDSTGEGGPIKILKVCFCTNNSLGKNFKLVKCDSAWQIRAIIRSILNSGRLGPNITHAGCYSLLLKHLKSDEIHWLHPDMTIGEVEQRYESHHVEAEWRYDLRIRYVPVNFLEKFKDDRSTLVYFYQQVRSDYMQHHASKVSEGMALQLGCLEIRRFYKDMNAKGLEKKSNFELLEKEVGLDLFFPQELINSMKSRQLRKLIQQTFQQYATLKEDDCMIKFFETFKEFSSYDEEVFPCELVQGWSLAVELVVGGRGIRQRTQKDSAPVFLADFKQIKKIKCLSRSDSKPLIDFSIEGARQRLSINVATMSLAENMMDLIDGYCRLENDTEDSVIYRPNKDASTRSALPELPTNRNSGSVRHSMGSDIYCEILDERPTSVVKYGIDRSDIVLGRILGEGFFGEVYDGVYKKDNGERINVAVKTCKDCSPDVMEKFMSEAVIMKNLDHQHIVKLIGIIEDDPVWIVMELYQYGELGNYLTQNQNKLTNTTLVLFSLQICKALVYLEGVNMVHRDIAVRNVLVASPDCVKLGDFGLSRYIEDEEYYKASVTRLPIKWMAPESINFRRFTSASDVWMFAVCVWEIMSRGQQPFFWLENRDVINQLEQGIRLPKPDNCPPALYSLMTRCWSYDPRERPNFTELVVKISDVHHMEKEQEVERERDRARSTKFFDTKFNFNEPPPKPSRTKPGRFGNTLSIGLHIQLNEALCASSPDLASPCDYQSPVDSMNNLTLPSWSPRRRSMVEGEIFRVDPNSREDATRLWQTDRRQMQATLRRQKEQMMEDEKWLEKEEQRLDPMGPEDPTSPAPPEADTENAPPEKPPRLTAQPAPTAELDRSDDKVYQYVMDLVKVVVQLKNDITELPPENYITLVKSVGMALRDLIRSVDDILPTLHESVRTEIEGTQKLLNNDMAELISKMRLAQQNAITSLKEECKKQMLAAAHSLAVDSKNMLDAVDQARVRANLAKPVEP; via the exons ATGTATGAGGTGATGTCCGGGGACACCCTGGCCTGGAAGGCGTCCAGTCCAAGACCTAGCAGCACAGACTCCACACCTGATTCAACTGGGGAAGGAGGGCCCATCAAGATCCTCAAAGTGTGCTTCTGCACCAACAACTCCTTGGGCAAGAACTTCAAGCTGGTTAAATGTGACAGCGCCTGGCAAATTAGG GCCATCATTCGTTCGATTCTGAACAGTGGTCGATTGGGGCCAAATATCACACATGCAGGATGCTACAGTCTCCTGCTGAAGCACCTGAAGTCAGACGAAATACACTGGCTGCATCCAGATATGACCATTGGGGAGGTGGAGCAACGCTACGAGAGCCATCATGTGGAAGCTGAGTGGAG GTATGACCTCCGCATCAGATACGTTCCTGTCAACTTCTTGGAAAAATTCAAAGATGACAGATCAACTTTAGTGTATTTTTACCAACAG GTGCGTAGTGATTACATGCAGCATCATGCCTCTAAGGTCAGTGAAGGGATGGCGCTGCAGCTCGGGTGTTTGGAAATCAG GAGGTTCTACAAAGACATGAATGCTAAAGGTCTCGAGAAGAAGTCCAACTTTGAGCTGCTAGA AAAAGAAGTGGGCCTGGACCTCTTCTTTCCTCAAGAGCTTATTAACAGCATGAAG TCAAGGCAGCTACGGAAGTTGATCCAGCAAACATTTCAACAGTACGCAACACTCAAGGAGGATGACTGCATGATCAAGTTCTTTGAGACCTTCAAAGAGTTCTCCAGTTACGATGAAGAGGTTTTCCCATGTGAACTTGTG CAAGGTTGGAGTCTAGCAGTGGAGCTGGTTGTCGGTGGGAGGGGGATTCGCCAACGCACACAGAAGGATTCAGCG cCTGTTTTTCTAGCCGACTTCAAACagatcaagaaaataaaatgcttatcTCGGAGCGACAGCAAGCCACTCATAGACTTCAGCATAGAGGGGGCCAGACAA CGTCTATCAATCAATGTGGCCACGATGTCTTTGGCAGAGAACATGATGGACCTTATTGATGGCTACTGTCGCCTGGAAAATGACACAGAGGATAGTGTTATCTACCGGCCAAATAAAG ATGCCAGTACACGGAGCGCTCTACCTGAGCTTCCTACAAA TAGAAACAGCGGCTCGGTCAGACACAGTATGG GGTCAGACATCTATTGTGAGATTCTCGATGAAAGGCCGACATCAG TTGTCAAGTACGGGATTGACCGGAGTGACATTGTTCTCGGCCGAATCCTTGgtgagggtttttttggggaagTCTATGATGGAGTCTACAAAAAAGAT AATGGTGAGAGGATCAATGTGGCAGTGAAGACCTGCAAAGACTGTTCACCTGATGTGATGGAGAAGTTCATGAGTGAAGcag TGATTATGAAGAACCTTGATCATCAGCACATTGTCAAACTGATCGGAATCATCGAGGACGATCCCGTGTGGATCGTCATGGAGCTTTATCAGTATGGAGAG CTCGGCAACTACCTAACTCAGAACCAGAACAAGCTGACGAACACAACTCTGGTGCTGTTCAGCCTGCAGATCTGCAAAGCTCTTGTCTACCTCGAAGGAGTCAACATGGTACACAG agacattgctgtgcgGAACGTGTTAGTCGCCAGTCCAGACTGTGTGAAGCTCGGAGACTTCGGTCTGTCGAGATACATCGAGGATGAAGAATACTACAAAG CGTCTGTTACCCGCTTGCCAATCAAGTGGATGGCCCCAGAGTCCATCAACTTCAGACGTTTCACCTCGGCCAGTGATGTCTGGATGTTTG ctgtgtgtgtgtgggagataATGAGTCGCGGACAGCAGCCGTTTTTCTGGCTTGAGAACAGAGACGTGATCAACCAGCTGGAGCAGGGAATCAGGCTGCCCAAACCAGACAACTGCCCTCCTGCCCTCTACTCACTCATGACCCGCTGCTGGTCCTATGATCCCAGAGAGAGACCCAACTTCACTGAGCTGGTGGTCAAGATCAG TGATGTCCACCACATGGAGAAGGAGCAGGAagtggagagagaaagggacagAGCACGCTCCACAAAATTTTTCGACACCAAGTTTAACTTCAACGAGCCTCCACCCAAG CCTTCAAGAACAAAACCAGGGCGGTTCGGGAACACGCTCAGTATTGGTCTACACATTCAG ctgaaCGAAGCTCTGTGTGCCAGCTCACCTGACCTGGCCAGCCCATGTGACTACCAGTCCCCGGTCGACTCCATGAACAATCTCACGTTGCCATCCTGGTCCCCCCGGCGTCGAAGCATGGTG GAGGGCGAGATCTTCCGCGTGGACCCAAACAGCAGGGAGGACGCCACGCGCCTGTGGCAGACGGACAGACGGCAGATGCAGGCCACTCTCCGCCGGCAGAAAGAGCAGATGATGGAGGATGAAAAGTGGCTGGAGAAGGAGGAGCAACGCTTG GACCCCATGGGACCAGAGGACCCTACCAGCCCAGCG cCCCCTGAAGCTGACACAGAGAACG CACCCCCAGAGAAGCCCCCACGGCTCACAGCACAG CCTGCACCCACAGCTGAGCTGGACCGCTCTGATGACAAAGTGTACCAGTACGTCATGGACCTGGTCAAAGTCGTTGTCCAACTCAAGAATGACATCACAGAGTTGCCACCGGAAAATTATATCACCCTTGTGAAG TCTGTTGGGATGGCTTTACGAGACCTGATTCGCAGTGTGGATGACATACTGCCCACCTTACACGAGTCTGTCAGGACTGAG ATCGAGGGCACCCAGAAGCTGCTGAACAACGACATGGCGGAGCTCATCAGCAAAATGCGGCTGGCACAGCAGAACGCCATCACCTCTCTGAAGGAGGAGTGTAAGAAACAGATGCTGGCTGCCGCACACTCTCTGGCTGTGGACAGTAAGAACATGTTGGACGCTGTGGATCAAGCCAGAGTCAGGGCCAACTTAGCCAAGCCGGTGGAGCCCTAG